A DNA window from Pseudodesulfovibrio thermohalotolerans contains the following coding sequences:
- a CDS encoding TolB family protein, with protein sequence MQLPACAQASANIHFLDTFASMPESDARSFAASIHYPAESPETAPPNASLKWVEPLPDTLFPPDIAAPLFWWDAAEKPAAWKISVLAEDGPIFSVLTRSGHWIPTDGQWDLMRTRAALGHDAALRVCVAAVGGWDGRTIEGEVSLRIAFSPDPIDAKIFFLRKPVPFAEGQAHPELTQWLLADPARPGEPDLVMDGLPVCGNCHTFAAGGSVLGMDVDIDGDKGSYMLIRDKGRATVARNNLVSWNDRPTPAGAPYSFGLFTALSPSGRYAVSTVGEHSLFVSLDDKAFSQLFYPVTGFIGVYDVDAGRHADLPGASDERCVQTAPAFSPDGRTVAFSRAPVSPALLKAVTSGQVRAEPHSASIFALNEKYPFRFDIWTVPFNEGRGGEPVPLRGASDNGKSNYFARYSPDGEWIVFTQSPTGLVLQPFSRLMIVPAAGGKAAPLACNVEGMNSWHSWSPNGRWLVFSGKSRSPVTELFLTHIDKDGRSSPAIRLFRYSSESMAAMVPEFVPESFANLRSIRFGFHLDGSRQSKSGNIR encoded by the coding sequence GTGCAGCTTCCGGCTTGCGCGCAGGCATCGGCAAACATCCATTTCCTGGACACCTTCGCCTCCATGCCCGAATCCGATGCTCGGTCATTCGCGGCCTCCATACATTACCCGGCGGAATCCCCGGAGACCGCGCCGCCGAACGCCTCACTCAAATGGGTGGAGCCCCTGCCCGACACCCTGTTCCCTCCCGACATCGCCGCCCCGCTGTTCTGGTGGGACGCCGCTGAAAAACCAGCGGCCTGGAAGATCTCCGTACTTGCCGAGGACGGCCCGATATTCAGCGTGCTGACCAGATCGGGACATTGGATTCCGACCGATGGGCAATGGGATTTAATGCGGACCCGCGCCGCGCTCGGCCATGACGCGGCGTTGCGCGTATGCGTCGCCGCCGTCGGCGGGTGGGATGGCCGGACCATCGAAGGGGAAGTATCCCTGCGAATAGCTTTCAGCCCGGACCCCATCGACGCCAAAATCTTCTTTTTGCGCAAACCCGTGCCCTTTGCCGAGGGACAGGCACACCCCGAACTGACCCAATGGCTGTTGGCCGACCCGGCACGGCCCGGCGAGCCGGACCTGGTCATGGACGGACTTCCCGTCTGCGGCAACTGCCACACCTTTGCCGCCGGGGGCAGCGTCCTCGGCATGGACGTGGACATCGACGGCGACAAGGGCAGCTACATGCTCATCCGCGACAAGGGCAGGGCCACGGTCGCGCGGAACAACCTGGTCTCGTGGAACGACCGGCCGACCCCGGCGGGCGCGCCGTACAGCTTCGGCCTGTTCACCGCCCTGTCCCCCTCGGGCCGGTACGCGGTTTCCACTGTGGGAGAGCACTCCCTCTTCGTCAGTCTCGACGACAAGGCTTTCTCCCAGCTCTTCTATCCCGTCACCGGCTTCATCGGCGTGTACGACGTGGACGCGGGCCGACATGCGGACCTCCCGGGAGCCTCCGACGAACGGTGCGTGCAGACCGCTCCGGCATTCAGCCCGGACGGCCGGACCGTGGCCTTTTCCCGCGCGCCGGTGTCCCCCGCTTTGCTCAAGGCCGTGACAAGCGGACAGGTGCGGGCCGAACCCCATTCCGCCAGCATATTCGCGCTGAACGAAAAATACCCGTTCCGCTTCGACATCTGGACCGTGCCCTTCAACGAGGGGCGCGGGGGCGAACCCGTGCCGCTGCGAGGAGCCTCGGACAACGGAAAGAGCAACTATTTCGCCCGCTATTCCCCGGACGGCGAATGGATCGTGTTCACGCAAAGCCCGACGGGCCTCGTGCTGCAACCGTTCAGCCGCCTGATGATCGTCCCGGCGGCGGGCGGAAAGGCCGCGCCGCTGGCCTGCAACGTCGAGGGAATGAACTCGTGGCACAGCTGGTCGCCCAACGGACGATGGCTGGTCTTTTCCGGCAAGTCCCGCTCCCCGGTGACCGAACTGTTTTTGACCCATATCGACAAGGACGGCCGGTCCAGCCCGGCGATCAGATTGTTCCGTTACAGCTCGGAATCCATGGCGGCCATGGTGCCCGAGTTCGTGCCGGAATCCTTTGCAAACCTGCGGAGCATCCGATTTGGATTCCACTTGGATGGGAGTCGGCAGTCCAAATCGGGCAACATCCGATAA
- the fliP gene encoding flagellar type III secretion system pore protein FliP (The bacterial flagellar biogenesis protein FliP forms a type III secretion system (T3SS)-type pore required for flagellar assembly.) yields the protein MSSRARLLTLLAVLAAVLLPALAWAQAPVIPKLSMELAAGQADPQEVSTLLEILFLLTVLSVAPAILLTMTSFTRIIIVFHFIRQAMGTQQMPPNQILAALAVFMTMVIMYPVGKAINETALQPYMNETINFTEALTRAQEPIRTFMFKHTREKDLSIFYSITKEPRPESKNDVPTIMLVAAYTISELKTGFTIGFLIYIPFLILDMVVASILLAMGMMMLPPVMISLPFKILLFILIDGWNLLVGSLVNTFQ from the coding sequence ATGAGTAGCCGCGCGCGTCTGCTGACCCTGCTGGCGGTCCTGGCCGCCGTGCTCCTTCCGGCACTGGCCTGGGCGCAGGCCCCGGTCATCCCGAAACTGTCCATGGAGCTTGCCGCCGGGCAGGCCGATCCGCAGGAAGTCTCGACCCTGCTCGAAATCCTCTTTCTGCTGACAGTCCTGTCCGTGGCCCCGGCCATCCTGCTGACCATGACCTCCTTCACCCGGATCATCATCGTCTTCCACTTCATCCGGCAGGCCATGGGCACCCAGCAGATGCCGCCCAACCAGATCCTGGCCGCCCTGGCCGTCTTCATGACCATGGTCATTATGTACCCAGTGGGCAAGGCCATCAACGAGACCGCGCTCCAGCCGTACATGAACGAGACCATCAATTTCACCGAGGCGTTGACCCGCGCCCAGGAGCCTATTCGCACGTTCATGTTCAAGCATACCCGCGAGAAGGACCTGTCCATCTTCTACTCCATCACCAAGGAGCCGCGCCCCGAGAGCAAGAACGACGTGCCCACCATCATGCTGGTGGCCGCCTACACCATCTCCGAGCTGAAGACGGGCTTCACCATAGGCTTCCTGATCTACATTCCGTTCCTCATTCTCGATATGGTCGTGGCCTCCATCCTGCTCGCCATGGGCATGATGATGCTGCCGCCGGTGATGATCTCGCTGCCGTTCAAGATTCTGCTGTTCATCCTCATCGACGGTTGGAACCTGCTGGTGGGGTCCCTGGTCAACACCTTCCAGTGA
- a CDS encoding YggS family pyridoxal phosphate-dependent enzyme, producing MSDRKQELAERTAEVREALANAARQAGRAPEDVTLVAVSKLHPASDIRALAETGQAEFGENYVQEALSKQEDLAGLDVNWHFIGGLQTNKAKYVAGKFALVHSVDSSKLARALHNKAVSLDTVQDILIQVNIAGETQKSGVETERLPELAEEVLGMEGLRLAGLMTMPPFFDDPERARPVFARLRELRDRLETRLGVKLPHLSMGMTGDFVPAVEEGATLVRIGTRIFGARPPRG from the coding sequence ATGAGCGACAGAAAACAGGAATTGGCCGAACGAACGGCCGAGGTTCGGGAAGCGCTGGCCAATGCCGCGAGGCAGGCCGGTCGCGCGCCTGAAGACGTGACCCTGGTTGCGGTTTCCAAACTGCACCCGGCCTCGGACATACGCGCGCTGGCCGAGACGGGCCAGGCCGAGTTCGGCGAAAACTACGTGCAGGAAGCCCTGTCCAAACAGGAAGATCTGGCCGGACTGGACGTGAACTGGCATTTCATCGGCGGCCTTCAGACCAACAAGGCCAAATACGTGGCCGGAAAGTTCGCCCTGGTGCACAGCGTGGATTCCTCCAAGCTGGCCCGGGCATTGCACAACAAGGCCGTGAGCCTGGACACGGTGCAGGATATCCTGATCCAGGTGAACATAGCTGGCGAGACGCAGAAATCGGGAGTCGAAACCGAACGTCTTCCCGAGCTGGCCGAGGAGGTCCTCGGCATGGAAGGACTTCGCCTCGCCGGGTTGATGACCATGCCGCCGTTCTTCGACGATCCGGAACGCGCCAGGCCGGTGTTCGCCCGGCTGCGGGAACTGCGCGACCGACTCGAAACAAGGCTGGGCGTCAAGCTGCCCCATCTTTCCATGGGCATGACAGGGGATTTCGTCCCGGCCGTTGAGGAAGGGGCGACGTTGGTGCGCATCGGCACGAGAATTTTCGGAGCGCGGCCGCCGCGCGGCTAG
- a CDS encoding OmpA/MotB family protein encodes MARKKKEEPCPPLALWLVTFSDLMTLLLTFFVLLLSMASMDNAILTKVTLTTADLGLLDRRGSGRVSVKERLIVDLMEKPWEVLDKQQRIKDLLFPDDTLPDEISKSRLDDNLDVLAKQDGVALVFSDQILFAPGKAELSDLGRFLIDRLVPMMTQTDAPINVAGHTDASDAAQTPLELSGDRALAVLAYLVDKGVPNSRFSLSAYGDAFPVVDDTGRRIASPKNRRVEILLKTARPIGGY; translated from the coding sequence ATGGCCAGAAAGAAAAAGGAAGAGCCCTGTCCGCCCCTGGCCCTGTGGCTGGTGACGTTTTCGGACCTCATGACCCTGTTGCTGACGTTCTTCGTCCTGCTCCTGTCCATGGCCTCCATGGACAACGCCATCCTCACCAAGGTCACGCTGACCACGGCGGACCTCGGCCTGCTCGACAGGCGCGGCTCGGGCCGGGTCAGCGTGAAGGAGCGGTTGATCGTGGACCTCATGGAGAAGCCGTGGGAAGTGCTCGACAAGCAGCAGCGGATCAAGGACCTGCTCTTTCCGGACGACACCCTGCCGGACGAGATCAGCAAGTCCCGGCTCGACGACAACCTCGACGTCCTGGCCAAGCAGGACGGCGTGGCCCTGGTCTTCTCCGACCAGATTCTTTTCGCGCCCGGCAAGGCCGAGCTGTCCGACCTCGGCAGGTTCCTCATAGACCGGCTGGTGCCGATGATGACCCAGACCGACGCACCTATCAACGTGGCCGGGCACACCGATGCCTCGGACGCCGCGCAGACGCCGCTGGAACTGTCCGGCGACCGCGCCCTGGCGGTGCTCGCCTACCTCGTGGACAAGGGCGTGCCCAACTCGCGATTTTCCCTGTCCGCTTACGGCGACGCCTTCCCGGTGGTCGACGATACGGGCAGGCGGATAGCCTCGCCCAAAAACCGACGGGTGGAGATACTGCTCAAGACCGCCCGCCCCATCGGCGGCTACTGA
- a CDS encoding OmpA/MotB family protein, giving the protein MAKKKKRQSCEEIPLWMLTFADCMTLMLTFFILLVSMATIDQRRKLVALGSIIGTFGFNKQSYDTFSKEDTKKTVEPGPIDTGDLEPLQSLKWEDVDADINFSSNRFVQILSINASLLFGPDGSVLSPGGRATLDRFMPLLRQVEYPLLLAGHTSDMRDELGLDYQPGDDEQNPDLSWKLSLNRTLAIYSYLLANGMSPDMLRVEAFGKYRPHYPPNSAENRARNRRVDIVLDKRSSRLGDRIVETAPAPPRRDDTMSVDGFEFDVSTPAELR; this is encoded by the coding sequence ATGGCCAAGAAAAAGAAAAGACAGAGCTGCGAGGAAATTCCTCTGTGGATGCTGACGTTCGCGGACTGCATGACGCTGATGCTGACGTTCTTCATCCTGCTCGTGTCCATGGCCACCATCGACCAGCGGCGCAAGCTGGTGGCGCTCGGCTCCATCATCGGCACCTTCGGGTTCAACAAGCAGAGCTACGACACCTTCTCCAAGGAAGACACCAAAAAGACCGTGGAGCCAGGCCCCATCGACACAGGGGATCTGGAGCCGCTTCAGTCCCTGAAATGGGAAGACGTGGACGCGGACATCAATTTTTCCTCGAACAGGTTCGTCCAGATCCTGTCCATCAACGCCAGCCTCCTTTTCGGGCCTGACGGCTCCGTCCTGAGTCCGGGAGGACGGGCCACCCTGGACCGCTTCATGCCCCTGTTGAGGCAGGTCGAATATCCCCTGCTCCTGGCCGGGCACACTTCGGACATGCGCGACGAGCTCGGGCTGGACTACCAGCCCGGCGATGACGAGCAAAACCCGGACCTCTCCTGGAAACTCTCGCTCAACCGGACCCTGGCCATCTACAGCTATCTGCTGGCCAACGGCATGAGTCCGGACATGCTCCGGGTCGAGGCGTTCGGCAAATACCGCCCCCACTACCCGCCGAACTCAGCGGAAAACCGCGCCCGCAACCGGCGTGTGGACATCGTTCTGGACAAGCGCTCCAGCCGTCTGGGCGACCGCATAGTCGAGACCGCGCCCGCGCCTCCGCGCCGGGACGACACCATGAGCGTCGACGGCTTTGAATTCGACGTCTCCACCCCTGCGGAGCTGCGTTAG
- the fliO gene encoding flagellar biosynthetic protein FliO — translation MASPAPVNVAAPMELPAVDSGTTLLTTAGYLFLLLGVIFLAYWLLKRFGVPSALTSGGPGGPRLVNRLMLGNRQSLTVVRYRDKDLLLGVTEHEITLLSESEAAPEPERPERKNFASILKRNAGHE, via the coding sequence TTGGCTAGCCCGGCTCCTGTCAACGTCGCCGCCCCCATGGAACTTCCGGCTGTGGATTCGGGAACCACCCTCCTGACCACCGCCGGCTACCTGTTCCTGCTGCTCGGCGTCATTTTTCTGGCTTACTGGCTGCTCAAACGGTTCGGCGTGCCCAGCGCGCTGACCTCGGGCGGTCCCGGCGGCCCGAGGCTGGTCAACCGTCTCATGCTCGGAAACCGCCAATCGCTGACCGTGGTGCGCTACCGCGACAAGGACCTGCTGCTGGGCGTGACCGAACACGAGATCACCCTGCTCTCCGAGTCGGAAGCAGCGCCCGAGCCGGAACGCCCGGAACGCAAGAACTTCGCTTCGATCCTCAAGAGGAACGCGGGCCATGAGTAG
- a CDS encoding motility protein A: protein MDLGTIIGIVLSFGLVLSAIMTGSSLIIFVSVPSLLIVVGGTIGAGLVNYPMNYIIGVIGVIKNTFFSSLDSPAEVIDRFKDYANRARREGILSLEPLIKEIDDDYMRKGLQLTVDGLEPQTIQEILETEISYLSERHATGADVVGALGTLAPAMGMIGTVIGLVQMLQTMSDPSSIGPAMAVALLTTLYGAIIANLILNPMAGKLKARSKEEILLREMIMEGILSISKGENPRIIEEKLNSYLPPKDRIVSD, encoded by the coding sequence ATGGATCTGGGTACCATAATAGGCATCGTCCTCTCCTTCGGACTGGTCTTGTCGGCCATTATGACCGGCTCCAGCCTGATTATATTCGTGTCCGTGCCCTCCCTGCTCATCGTGGTGGGCGGCACCATCGGAGCGGGCCTGGTCAACTACCCAATGAACTACATCATCGGGGTCATAGGGGTCATCAAGAACACCTTCTTCTCCAGCCTGGACTCCCCGGCCGAGGTCATCGACCGTTTCAAGGACTACGCCAACCGCGCCCGCCGCGAGGGCATCCTGTCCCTGGAGCCGCTCATCAAGGAAATCGACGACGACTACATGCGCAAGGGGCTGCAACTGACCGTTGACGGCCTGGAACCCCAGACCATCCAGGAGATCCTCGAAACCGAGATATCCTACCTGAGCGAGCGGCACGCCACCGGCGCGGACGTGGTCGGCGCGCTCGGCACCCTGGCGCCGGCCATGGGCATGATCGGCACGGTCATCGGCCTGGTCCAGATGCTCCAGACCATGAGCGACCCGTCCTCCATCGGCCCGGCCATGGCCGTGGCCCTGCTGACCACCCTCTACGGCGCCATCATCGCCAACCTGATCCTCAACCCCATGGCGGGCAAGCTCAAGGCGCGCAGCAAGGAGGAAATTCTCCTCCGCGAGATGATAATGGAAGGTATCCTGTCCATTTCCAAGGGCGAGAACCCTCGCATCATCGAGGAAAAGCTGAACAGCTACCTGCCGCCCAAGGACCGCATCGTTTCCGATTAA
- the fliN gene encoding flagellar motor switch protein FliN: MADDQDKLAQEWADALLENGDVTDPSEAESADMGNDDEALADEWAAALAESEQEEVRHEKEQAFLSTRTHDYDLPDMGPDAKAGSTSGKRDLDFILDIPLEVSAELGRTKLLINELLQLGQGSVVELNKLAGEPLEIYVNGKLVARGEAVVINEKFGIRLTDIISPIERVKQLG; the protein is encoded by the coding sequence ATGGCTGACGATCAGGACAAACTCGCGCAGGAATGGGCCGACGCCCTTCTTGAAAATGGCGACGTGACCGATCCTTCCGAGGCGGAGAGCGCCGACATGGGAAATGACGACGAGGCCCTGGCCGACGAATGGGCGGCAGCCCTGGCGGAATCCGAACAGGAGGAAGTCAGGCACGAAAAGGAGCAGGCGTTCCTGTCCACCCGGACCCACGATTACGACCTGCCCGACATGGGCCCGGACGCCAAGGCCGGAAGCACCTCCGGCAAGCGCGACCTGGACTTCATCCTGGACATTCCGCTGGAAGTCTCGGCCGAACTCGGCCGCACCAAGCTTCTCATCAACGAGCTTCTACAACTGGGACAGGGCTCGGTGGTCGAGCTGAACAAGCTGGCCGGCGAACCCCTCGAAATCTACGTCAACGGCAAGCTGGTGGCGCGCGGCGAGGCCGTGGTCATCAACGAAAAATTCGGCATCCGGCTGACGGACATCATCAGTCCCATCGAGCGGGTGAAGCAGCTTGGCTAG
- the fliQ gene encoding flagellar biosynthesis protein FliQ, producing MTPEFVVGFARQAIEMTLVISLPMLGIGMAVGILISIIQAATQIQEMTLTMVPKIIALFLALLVAFPWIMDKMTSYTTNLFLNLPNYIR from the coding sequence ATGACACCGGAGTTTGTCGTCGGTTTCGCCCGGCAGGCCATCGAAATGACCCTGGTTATCTCCCTGCCCATGCTCGGCATCGGCATGGCCGTGGGCATCCTCATCTCCATCATCCAGGCCGCCACCCAGATTCAGGAAATGACCCTGACCATGGTGCCGAAGATCATCGCCCTTTTCCTGGCCCTGCTCGTGGCCTTCCCATGGATCATGGACAAGATGACCTCATACACCACCAACCTCTTTCTCAACCTGCCGAACTACATCCGCTAG
- a CDS encoding flagellar basal body-associated FliL family protein — translation MAEDEIQEDGKKKKSGLLKWIIIVVLLAGLGVGGYFVYTMYIAAPDENATAQDDASGDPAQPAEQLEGQIVALPTFLVNLADPLGRRYLKLGVEVEVRDSDAQAALTKYEAKIKDTLLLLLSSKTYDGLSTMQAKVELKQEIADRLNQIIGNGGVLRVYITEMVIQ, via the coding sequence ATGGCCGAAGACGAAATCCAGGAAGACGGAAAAAAGAAAAAGAGCGGTCTGCTCAAGTGGATCATCATCGTCGTTCTGCTGGCGGGACTGGGCGTGGGCGGCTACTTCGTCTACACCATGTACATCGCCGCGCCCGACGAAAATGCGACCGCCCAGGATGACGCCTCGGGCGATCCCGCCCAACCGGCCGAGCAACTGGAGGGCCAGATCGTGGCCCTGCCCACGTTCCTGGTCAACCTGGCCGACCCCCTCGGACGCCGATACCTCAAACTCGGCGTGGAGGTCGAGGTGCGCGATAGCGACGCCCAGGCCGCTCTGACCAAGTACGAAGCCAAGATCAAGGACACCCTGCTCCTGCTTCTTTCGAGCAAGACCTACGACGGCCTGTCCACCATGCAGGCCAAGGTGGAACTCAAGCAGGAGATCGCCGACCGCCTCAATCAGATCATCGGCAACGGCGGCGTATTGCGGGTCTACATCACGGAAATGGTCATTCAGTAG